The following coding sequences are from one Haliotis asinina isolate JCU_RB_2024 chromosome 3, JCU_Hal_asi_v2, whole genome shotgun sequence window:
- the LOC137276922 gene encoding neural cell adhesion molecule L1-like — MLDSVSQASATLFMTVCLWAVGRTDPEIRVIEPEFNDVPESLTYSKGETARLFCSVSNLGERTIVWRKVPNPHPVTIGTRTWTEDMRFHVDHVPMSNQWNLMIENVTPDDTGKYECQISMRKKKLRQHIYLKVKDVPVKRHPDFYVSDIHISGTSYVERGDHIGLFCNASFVGSSSYNLEWSKDGAVFLSHEPRISVLTFGGPPSERRSSLLEIRNSRPSDSGTYMCRSPEMRKITSVQVHVMNAGSNNVKRAGSMGLESRAVGLLPRDLYLLLSFISILNAHWISS, encoded by the exons TTGGGAGGACGGATCCTGAAATCCGAGTCATCGAGCCTGAATTTAATGATGTTCCAGAGAGTCTAACGTATAGCAAAGGAGAAACAGCCAGATTATTTTGCTCTGTAAGCAATCTAGGAGAACGAACG ATTGTGTGGAGGAAGGTACCAAATCCTCACCCTGTTACAATTGGAACACGAACTTGGACAGAAGATATGAGGTTTCACGTTGACCATGTACCGATGAGCAACCAGTGGAACCTTATGATAGAAAACGTCACCCCGGATGACACCGGGAAATACGAGTGCCAAATAAGCATGAGGAAGAAAAAACTTAGACAACATATATATCTTAAAGTAAAAG ATGTTCCAGTGAAAAGACATCCAG ATTTTTATGTTTCAGATATACATATCAGTGGAACATCGTACGTTGAAAGGGGAGACCATATTGGTTTATTTTGCAACGCAAGTTTCGTTGGAAGTTCTTCTTATAACTTGGAGTGGAGTAAGGATGGAGCCGTGTTTTTGTCACATGAACCTCGAATATCTGTGTTGACTTTTGGTGGTCCTCCGAGTGAACGGAGGAGCAGTTTACTGGAAATAAGGAATTCTAGACCTTCAGATTCCGGGACATACATGTGTCGTTCACCTGAAATGCGTAAGATAACGTCTGTCCAAGTTCACGTTATGAATG CAGGCTCAAATAACGTGAAAAGAG CCGGATCGATGGGACTGGAGAGCCGCGCAGTTGGTCTTCTTCCTCGAGATCTCTACCTTCTCCTCAGCTTCATCTCAATTTTAAATGCCCACTGGATTTCATCCTGA